A window of the Tunturibacter empetritectus genome harbors these coding sequences:
- a CDS encoding YceI family protein — translation MNRRIFTAALSALLLTGVSALAQSSSWTIDPNHSQVNFGIKHLGVSTVRGSISGVNGTVVWDEKNPSKSSVEATITTTTVSTNNEKRDAHLKSPDFFNVEKFPTMTYKSTAVTSANGKLQVVGDLTLAGVTKSVTLDVDGPTPPQKGMGGKMVTGFSATGTLKRSDFNFGSKYGSPMLGDEVQFTIDVEAGK, via the coding sequence ATGAACCGTCGCATCTTTACCGCCGCCCTCTCTGCGCTGCTCCTGACCGGAGTCAGCGCGCTGGCCCAAAGCTCAAGCTGGACGATTGACCCTAACCATTCGCAGGTGAACTTTGGGATCAAACACCTTGGCGTCAGCACGGTGCGCGGCTCTATCAGCGGCGTGAACGGGACCGTGGTCTGGGATGAGAAGAATCCCAGCAAGTCGAGTGTGGAAGCGACAATTACTACGACGACCGTTTCCACCAATAATGAAAAGCGCGACGCTCACCTGAAGTCACCTGACTTCTTCAACGTTGAGAAGTTCCCGACGATGACGTACAAGTCGACTGCGGTGACGAGCGCGAACGGCAAGCTGCAGGTGGTGGGCGATCTGACGCTGGCCGGGGTGACCAAGAGCGTGACACTCGATGTGGATGGACCGACGCCTCCGCAGAAGGGTATGGGGGGCAAGATGGTGACGGGCTTTTCAGCTACGGGAACGCTGAAGCGCAGCGACTTCAACTTCGGTTCGAAGTATGGCTCGCCGATGCTGGGCGATGAGGTTCAGTTCACGATCGACGTAGAAGCGGGTAAATAA
- a CDS encoding response regulator yields the protein MIRPCFLVIDREFPGSISTRKLVIETAKFNVITAYSGQEAFDVFTRFPAVNGIVLDGGLDDMSCEEVASKIKLLQPKVPIIVITTPGFKGCPSADYQLESFDPAKLLEILRSLKPEAAAAIEKRNEELSRETLS from the coding sequence ATGATCAGACCCTGCTTCCTAGTCATCGACCGAGAGTTTCCCGGCAGCATCTCGACCCGCAAGCTAGTGATCGAAACCGCAAAGTTCAACGTCATCACCGCCTACAGCGGTCAGGAGGCCTTTGATGTCTTCACTCGCTTTCCCGCTGTCAACGGCATTGTTCTCGACGGCGGTCTCGACGACATGTCCTGCGAAGAGGTCGCCAGCAAAATCAAACTGCTTCAACCAAAAGTCCCCATCATCGTCATCACCACCCCCGGCTTCAAGGGCTGCCCCTCAGCCGACTATCAACTCGAGTCCTTCGACCCGGCGAAGCTGCTGGAGATCCTGCGCAGCCTGAAGCCGGAGGCCGCCGCCGCAATCGAAAAGCGCAACGAAGAGCTCAGCCGCGAAACCCTCTCCTGA